The following proteins are encoded in a genomic region of Brachypodium distachyon strain Bd21 chromosome 1, Brachypodium_distachyon_v3.0, whole genome shotgun sequence:
- the LOC100824753 gene encoding uncharacterized protein LOC100824753 — translation MLRLRQCQLYATFDSHQPVAPYQLHHKKSCTLVLMLSSSISLGETIGHDIIYNSQKTLGSSHASSQSIQSDGMDGAGTSADCNNSAMNVDINDTAIGLDVDGENESDDDGETDDR, via the exons ATGCTACGACTGCGACAATGCCAGCTTTATGCTACTTTTGACTCTCATCAGCCTGTTGCGCCATACCAACTTCATCATAAAAAGAGTTGCACATTG GTTCTCATGTTGTCTTCTAGTATATCTCTAGGTGAGACCATTGGGCACGACATAATATACAATTCACAG AAGACACTTGGTTCTTCACATGCTAGCTCACAATCAATCCAAAGTGATGGAATGGATGGTGCTGGAACCAGTGCTGATTGCAACAACAGTGCTATGAATGTGGACATCAATGACACTGCTATTGGCTTGGACGTAGATGGGGAGAATGAatctgatgatgatggtgaaACCGATGATCGATGA
- the LOC100830189 gene encoding zinc finger A20 and AN1 domain-containing stress-associated protein 8, which yields MEHKETGCQSREGPILCINNCGFFGSVATMNMCSKCHKEMTMKQEQAKLAASSFDSIVNGNVAGNTEVAVAQVEVKTLIAQPADVAGPSEAAMVNPKGHSRCSTCRKRVGLTGFNCRCGNLYCSLHRYSDKHECKFDYRTAARAAIANANPVVKAEKLDKI from the coding sequence ATGGAGCACAAGGAGACCGGTTGCCAGTCTCGGGAGGGCCCTATCCTATGCATCAATAACTGTGGCTTCTTCGGAAGCGTGGCTACCATGAACATGTGCTCCAAGTGCCACAAGGAGATGACAATGAAGCAGGAGCAGGCCAAACTGGCTGCCTCCTCTTTTGACAGCATCGTTAACGGTAATGTTGCTGGAAACACAGAGGTAGCTGTTGCTCAAGTTGAGGTGAAGACGCTTATTGCACAGCCTGCTGATGTTGCTGGTCCCAGCGAGGCGGCAATGGTGAACCCCAAAGGCCATAGTCGGTGCAGCACTTGTAGAAAGAGGGTTGGGCTTACTGGATTCAACTGCCGATGCGGGAACCTTTACTGCTCGCTGCATCGCTATTCTGACAAGCACGAGTGCAAGTTCGACTACCGGACTGCGGCGAGGGCTGCTATTGCCAATGCCAATCCAGTGGTGAAGGCGGAGAAGCTCGACAAGATCTAG